One region of Streptomyces subrutilus genomic DNA includes:
- a CDS encoding NADPH-dependent 2,4-dienoyl-CoA reductase, with translation MSRYPHLLSPLDLGFTTLPNRVIMGSMHTGLEEHAGGFERLAAFYAERARGGAGLIVTGGIAPNDAGRPFEGGSRLTTEDEAAEHRVITEAVHAEGGKIAMQILHFGRYAYHKDLVAPSALQAPISPFVPNELSDIEVERTVEDFVRAARLAKLAGYDGVEIMGSEGYLINEFIAAATNKRTDRWGGAYENRVRFPLEIVRRTREAVGEDFILIYRLSMLDLIPGGSTLDEVVHLAKEVEAAGATLINTGIGWHEARIPTIATSVPRGAYTWVTKRLMGAVSVPLVTSNRINTPEIAEELLADGRADLVSLARPFLADADFVAKAAAGRSETINTCIGCNQACLDHTFSGKITSCLVNPRACHETELVLSPTKLKKRVAIVGAGPAGLACAVSAAGRGHAVTLFEASGHIGGQLDIARRIPGKEEFEETIRYYGTQLVDSGVDVRLNTRADVETLQGYDEVVVATGVTPRTPAIDGVDHPSVVTYLDVLRDGAPVGERVAVVGAGGIGFDVAEYLTDSGEGASQDPAVYFRHWGVDTAYTGPGGLTAAERPAPPRQVHLLQRKTTKVGAGLGTTTGWIHRAELKHRGVVSVAGASYERIDDDGLHITVDGEQRLVPADTVVLCTGQEPRRDLYEALRAAGVEAHLIGGADVAAELDAKRAIRQGTELAATL, from the coding sequence ATGTCCCGGTACCCGCACCTGCTGAGCCCCCTGGACCTCGGTTTCACCACCCTGCCCAACCGCGTGATCATGGGATCGATGCACACCGGCCTCGAGGAGCACGCGGGCGGCTTCGAGCGCCTCGCCGCCTTCTACGCCGAGCGCGCCCGCGGCGGCGCCGGCCTGATCGTCACCGGCGGCATCGCCCCGAACGACGCCGGCCGCCCCTTCGAGGGCGGCTCCCGCCTCACCACCGAGGACGAGGCCGCCGAGCACCGGGTGATCACCGAGGCGGTGCACGCCGAAGGCGGGAAGATCGCCATGCAGATCCTCCACTTCGGCCGCTACGCCTACCACAAGGACCTGGTCGCCCCCAGCGCCCTCCAGGCCCCCATCAGCCCCTTCGTCCCCAACGAGCTCAGCGACATCGAGGTCGAGCGCACCGTCGAGGACTTCGTCCGGGCCGCCCGCCTCGCCAAGCTCGCGGGCTACGACGGCGTCGAGATCATGGGCTCCGAGGGCTACCTGATCAACGAGTTCATCGCCGCCGCCACCAACAAGCGCACCGACCGCTGGGGCGGCGCCTACGAGAACCGCGTCCGCTTCCCGCTGGAGATCGTCCGCCGCACCCGCGAGGCCGTCGGCGAGGACTTCATCCTCATCTACCGCCTCTCCATGCTCGACCTGATCCCCGGCGGCTCCACCCTCGACGAGGTCGTCCACCTCGCCAAGGAGGTCGAGGCGGCCGGCGCCACCCTCATCAACACCGGCATCGGCTGGCACGAGGCCCGCATCCCCACCATCGCCACCTCCGTACCGCGCGGCGCCTACACCTGGGTCACCAAGCGGCTGATGGGCGCGGTGTCCGTCCCCCTCGTCACCAGCAACCGCATCAACACCCCCGAGATCGCCGAGGAACTCCTCGCCGACGGCCGCGCCGACCTGGTCTCCCTGGCCCGCCCCTTCCTCGCCGACGCCGACTTCGTCGCCAAGGCCGCGGCCGGCCGCTCCGAGACCATCAACACCTGCATCGGCTGCAACCAGGCCTGCCTCGACCACACCTTCAGCGGCAAGATCACCAGCTGCCTGGTCAACCCGCGTGCCTGCCACGAGACCGAGCTGGTCCTCTCGCCCACCAAGCTGAAGAAGCGCGTCGCCATCGTCGGCGCCGGCCCGGCCGGGCTCGCCTGCGCGGTCTCCGCCGCCGGCCGCGGCCACGCGGTCACCCTCTTCGAGGCCTCCGGCCACATCGGCGGCCAGCTCGACATCGCCCGCCGCATCCCCGGCAAGGAGGAGTTCGAGGAGACCATCCGCTACTACGGCACCCAGCTCGTGGACAGCGGCGTGGACGTCCGCCTGAACACCCGCGCCGACGTGGAGACCCTCCAGGGCTACGACGAGGTCGTCGTCGCCACCGGGGTCACCCCCCGCACCCCCGCGATCGACGGCGTGGACCACCCCAGCGTCGTCACCTACCTCGACGTGCTGCGCGACGGCGCCCCCGTCGGCGAGCGCGTCGCCGTCGTCGGCGCCGGCGGCATCGGCTTCGACGTCGCCGAGTACCTCACCGACAGCGGCGAGGGCGCGTCCCAGGACCCGGCCGTCTACTTCCGCCACTGGGGCGTGGACACCGCGTACACCGGTCCCGGCGGGCTCACCGCCGCCGAGCGCCCCGCGCCGCCGCGCCAGGTCCACCTGCTCCAGCGCAAGACGACCAAGGTCGGCGCCGGGCTCGGCACCACCACCGGCTGGATCCACCGGGCGGAGCTCAAGCACCGCGGGGTGGTCTCCGTCGCGGGGGCCTCGTACGAGCGCATCGACGATGACGGCCTGCACATCACCGTCGACGGCGAGCAGCGGCTCGTACCGGCCGACACCGTCGTCCTGTGCACCGGGCAGGAGCCGCGCCGCGACCTGTACGAGGCGCTGCGCGCGGCCGGTGTCGAGGCGCACCTGATCGGCGGCGCCGACGTGGCCGCCGAGCTCGACGCCAAGCGGGCCATCCGCCAGGGAACGGAACTCGCCGCGACCCTCTGA